The Apium graveolens cultivar Ventura chromosome 11, ASM990537v1, whole genome shotgun sequence genome has a window encoding:
- the LOC141696059 gene encoding RAF-like serine/threonine-protein kinase 20, producing the protein MIGALLENLQSKKGCADFWNEVIKLADLHHPNVVALYKGARDDTSGSWATVTEFMVNGSLKTVLQKEYKNLDMGKRLLIAKDIAYGMEYLHGKNIVHFDLKSDNLLINLLNPQRPVCKVGDLGLSMFKRQTLVSGRMRGTLPCMAPELLHGSIDEVSEKVSFMFSFDTFVLHTLCLLLAPMCASMDEQLLNAMCEGDPVDEMLFVMRGKDLTMTTNV; encoded by the exons ATGATAGGTGCTTTGCTGGAAAACCTTCAGAGCAAGAAAGGATG TGCTGACTTCTGGAATGAGGTAATTAAGCTTGCAGACTTGCATCATCCAAATGTAGTGGCGCTTTATAAGGGAGCACGTGATGATACCAGCGGTTCTTGGGCAACTGTGACAGAATTCATGGTTAATGGTTCTTTAAAAACTGTGCTTCAGAAAGAGTACAA GAACCTTGATATGGGAAAGCGTCTCTTGATTGCTAAGGATATTGCATATGGAATGGAGTACTTGCATGGAAAGAATATTGTACATTTCGACTTGAAAAGTGACAACTTGCTTATCAATCTTCTTAATCCACAGCGGCCTGTATGCAAG GTTGGTGATTTAGGGCTCTCCATGTTTAAAAGGCAGACACTGGTCTCAGGTCGGATGCGGGGAACACTTCCTTGCATGGCCCCAGAGCTTCTACATGGTAGCATTGACGAGGTCTCTGAGAAGGTCTCATTTATGTTTTCATTTGATACATTTGTGTTGCATACCTTATGTCTCCTGCTA GCGCCAATGTGTGCAAGCATGGATGAACAATTGTTGAATGCTATGTGTGAAGGTGATCCAGTTGATGAAATGCTTTTTGTGATGCGTGGAAAGGATTTGACGATGACCACCAATGTATAA